In Microbacterium galbinum, a single window of DNA contains:
- the nusA gene encoding transcription termination factor NusA, producing MDIELSLLRGIEKEKGIPFDELVAIIEQAILTAYSKHVSAEGDLPEGVRVDLDRKTGHVAVLQAVSDDEGAIIGEEDATPSDFGRIAAFAAKQVISQRLRDIADEAVLGEFRGKEGDIVAGVIQQGPNPRMIHVDLGSVEAILPPEEQVPGEEYTHGSRIRVYVTSVAKGLKGPQITVSRTHPGLVRKLFALEVPEIAAGLVEIVSLAREAGHRSKIAVKANDPSINAKGACIGELGRRVRAVTEELSGEKIDIVDHDPELAAFVANALSPAKVTSSFILDATTKAVRALVPDYQLSLAIGKEGQNARLAAKLTGAKIDIQPDSVLD from the coding sequence ATGGATATCGAACTGAGCCTGCTGCGTGGAATCGAGAAGGAGAAGGGGATTCCCTTCGACGAACTCGTCGCGATCATCGAGCAGGCGATCCTGACCGCCTACTCCAAGCACGTCTCGGCCGAGGGCGACCTTCCCGAGGGCGTGCGCGTCGACCTCGATCGCAAGACCGGTCACGTCGCCGTTCTGCAGGCGGTCTCCGACGACGAGGGCGCCATCATCGGCGAGGAGGACGCCACGCCGAGCGACTTCGGCCGCATCGCCGCTTTCGCCGCCAAGCAGGTCATCAGCCAGCGCCTCCGCGACATCGCCGACGAGGCCGTACTCGGCGAGTTCCGCGGCAAGGAGGGCGACATCGTCGCGGGCGTCATCCAGCAGGGTCCGAACCCGCGGATGATCCATGTGGATCTCGGTTCCGTCGAGGCCATCCTGCCCCCCGAGGAGCAGGTTCCCGGCGAGGAGTACACGCACGGATCGCGCATCCGCGTCTACGTGACGAGTGTGGCGAAGGGGCTGAAGGGCCCGCAGATCACCGTCTCGCGCACGCACCCCGGTCTCGTCCGCAAGCTGTTCGCGCTCGAGGTCCCCGAGATCGCGGCCGGCCTCGTCGAGATCGTCTCCCTGGCCCGCGAGGCGGGGCACCGCTCGAAGATCGCGGTCAAGGCCAACGACCCGTCCATCAACGCCAAGGGCGCCTGCATCGGCGAGCTCGGCCGCCGCGTGCGCGCCGTCACCGAAGAGCTGTCGGGGGAGAAGATCGACATCGTCGACCACGACCCGGAGCTCGCGGCCTTCGTCGCGAACGCGCTCTCCCCGGCGAAGGTGACGAGCTCGTTCATCCTCGACGCCACCACCAAGGCCGTTCGAGCCCTCGTTCCCGATTACCAGCTCTCGCTGGCGATCGGCAAGGAGGGGCAGAACGCCCGTCTCGCCGCGAAGCTCACGGGCGCCAAGATCGACATCCAGCCGGACAGCGTCCTGGACTGA
- a CDS encoding A/G-specific adenine glycosylase: MPETPENRDREIAAPVIDWYRSAARDLPWRRPEFHERFGAWGVLVSEFMLQQTPVARVIPRLDAWLERWPSPADMATASPAEVVQQWANLGYPRRALWLHRAATEVVREHDGTVPRDVPALLALTGIGDYTARAVAVFSYGDRHPVVDTNTRRVLARAVDGIAHPGPPSRRDLALMEAQMPVDDSAAAVFNAAVMELGATVCTARAPICEECPIADRCAWIAAGSPATVDTRRKQAAYEGSDRQARGAVLRVLREIAPAGIALEDLLPDWPDPLQRDRAIDSLVADGLAEAGNGEIALPR, from the coding sequence ATGCCGGAGACGCCCGAGAACCGCGACCGGGAGATCGCCGCCCCGGTCATCGACTGGTACCGTTCCGCGGCTCGCGATCTGCCCTGGCGTCGGCCGGAGTTCCACGAGCGTTTCGGCGCCTGGGGCGTGCTCGTGAGCGAGTTCATGCTGCAGCAGACGCCCGTCGCCCGCGTGATCCCCCGTCTCGATGCGTGGCTGGAGCGCTGGCCGTCACCGGCGGACATGGCCACGGCCTCCCCCGCCGAGGTCGTGCAGCAATGGGCGAACCTCGGCTATCCTCGCCGCGCGCTCTGGCTCCACCGTGCGGCGACGGAGGTCGTCCGCGAGCACGACGGAACGGTGCCCCGAGACGTCCCCGCGCTGCTCGCGCTCACCGGGATCGGCGACTACACCGCCCGCGCGGTGGCCGTCTTCTCCTACGGCGACCGGCATCCGGTGGTCGACACCAACACGCGCCGGGTGCTCGCGCGCGCCGTCGACGGCATCGCGCACCCGGGCCCTCCCTCACGGCGCGACCTCGCCCTGATGGAGGCGCAGATGCCGGTGGACGACTCCGCCGCCGCGGTGTTCAACGCCGCCGTCATGGAGCTCGGTGCCACCGTGTGCACCGCACGCGCGCCGATCTGCGAAGAGTGCCCGATCGCCGACCGGTGCGCGTGGATCGCCGCGGGGAGTCCCGCGACGGTGGACACGCGCCGAAAGCAGGCGGCCTACGAAGGCTCGGATCGGCAGGCGCGCGGCGCGGTGCTGCGCGTGCTCAGGGAGATCGCCCCCGCAGGGATCGCCCTGGAGGATCTGCTGCCGGACTGGCCGGATCCGTTGCAACGGGATCGCGCGATCGACTCGCTCGTCGCGGACGGGCTCGCCGAGGCCGGGAACGGCGAGATCGCGCTACCGCGCTGA
- a CDS encoding proline--tRNA ligase produces MVTRLSNFFLRTLREDPAGAEVASHKLLIRAGYIRPQAAGIFAWLPLGLRVKSKIETVVREEMAAAGAQEVHFPALMPREAYEATGRWDEYGDLLFRLKDRKGGDYLLAPTHEEAFTQLVKDLYSSYKDLPLTIYQIQDKYRDEARPRAGLLRGREFTMKDAYSFDASDEGLEASYQAQRDAYERIFQRLGLEYVIVQADAGAMGGSRSEEFLHPTPVGEDTFVRSAGGYAANVEAFTTAVPDAVAFDSDAAPIVFDSPDTPTIDTLVAHSNAVLDGEYSAADTLKNVVLALTHLDGTRELVVVGIPGDREVDEKRAEVAFAPAEVETATPEDFAKHPLLVKGYIGPWSSTGAVLGEESATGIRYLVDPRVSEGTSWITGANIDQKHAHSVVAGRDFTADGIVEIANVRAGDPAPDGSGPVELARGMEIGHVFQLGRKYAEALGLKVLDVNGKLVTVTMGSYGIGVTRILAIIAELNNDDKGLIWPASVAPFDVQVVAAGRDQIAFDVAAELSSALEGIGLDVLYDDRPKVSPGVKFGDAELVGVPKIVIVGRGAAEGQVELWDRATGDREAVSIAEAVERLSR; encoded by the coding sequence GTGGTCACTCGTCTTTCGAACTTCTTCCTCCGTACTCTCCGTGAAGACCCTGCAGGTGCAGAGGTCGCGAGTCACAAGCTGCTGATCCGCGCCGGCTACATCCGGCCGCAGGCGGCGGGCATCTTCGCGTGGCTGCCACTGGGACTGCGGGTCAAGTCGAAGATCGAGACCGTCGTGCGCGAGGAGATGGCCGCGGCCGGCGCGCAGGAGGTTCACTTCCCGGCGCTCATGCCGCGCGAGGCCTATGAGGCGACGGGGCGCTGGGACGAGTACGGCGACCTGCTCTTCCGCCTGAAGGACCGCAAGGGGGGCGACTATCTGCTCGCGCCCACCCATGAGGAGGCCTTCACGCAGCTCGTGAAGGATCTCTATTCGTCGTACAAGGACCTGCCGCTGACGATCTACCAGATCCAGGACAAGTACCGCGATGAGGCCCGCCCGCGTGCCGGTCTGCTGCGCGGACGCGAGTTCACGATGAAGGACGCCTACTCCTTCGATGCATCCGACGAGGGGCTGGAGGCCAGCTACCAGGCGCAGCGCGATGCGTACGAGCGCATCTTCCAGCGGCTGGGGCTCGAGTACGTGATCGTCCAGGCGGATGCCGGGGCGATGGGCGGCTCGCGCAGCGAGGAGTTCCTGCACCCGACCCCGGTCGGCGAGGACACCTTCGTGCGCAGCGCCGGCGGATACGCCGCGAACGTCGAGGCGTTCACCACCGCCGTGCCCGACGCCGTCGCCTTCGACTCCGATGCCGCGCCGATCGTCTTCGACTCGCCGGACACCCCGACGATCGACACGCTCGTCGCGCATTCCAACGCCGTTCTCGACGGGGAGTACTCGGCGGCGGACACGCTCAAGAACGTCGTCCTCGCCCTCACGCACCTCGACGGCACGCGCGAGCTGGTCGTCGTCGGCATCCCGGGTGACCGCGAGGTCGACGAGAAGCGCGCCGAGGTGGCCTTCGCGCCGGCCGAGGTCGAGACCGCCACCCCGGAGGACTTCGCGAAGCATCCGCTGCTCGTGAAGGGCTACATCGGCCCGTGGTCGAGCACGGGCGCGGTGCTGGGCGAGGAGTCCGCCACGGGGATCCGCTATCTCGTCGACCCGCGGGTCAGCGAGGGCACCAGCTGGATCACCGGGGCGAACATCGACCAGAAGCACGCGCACTCGGTGGTCGCCGGGCGCGACTTCACAGCCGATGGCATCGTCGAGATCGCCAACGTGCGCGCCGGCGACCCCGCCCCCGACGGCTCCGGACCCGTGGAGCTCGCGCGCGGCATGGAGATCGGGCACGTCTTCCAGCTCGGGCGCAAGTACGCCGAGGCACTCGGTCTCAAGGTGCTCGACGTCAACGGCAAGCTCGTCACGGTCACGATGGGCTCGTACGGCATCGGCGTCACGCGCATCCTGGCGATCATCGCCGAGCTCAACAACGACGACAAGGGGCTCATCTGGCCCGCGTCGGTCGCGCCCTTCGACGTGCAGGTCGTCGCCGCCGGCCGCGACCAGATCGCGTTCGACGTCGCGGCGGAGCTCTCGTCCGCTCTGGAGGGCATCGGGCTCGACGTGCTCTACGACGATCGCCCCAAGGTCTCACCCGGTGTGAAGTTCGGCGATGCCGAGCTCGTGGGCGTGCCGAAGATCGTGATCGTCGGGCGCGGCGCGGCCGAGGGCCAGGTCGAGCTGTGGGATCGCGCCACGGGTGACCGCGAGGCCGTGTCGATCGCCGAAGCCGTCGAACGACTCTCCCGCTGA
- a CDS encoding TIGR00730 family Rossman fold protein translates to MIDEPLPDALSAEINAVLDDAGVHADRRLVMRMLRTAILLGEDGTDRLDLKIASAALAEMRDAFRLFAPYRGVPKVTVFGSARTRTDDPLYRQARDVAAALATDGWMVVTGAGPGIMQAAAEGAGPALSLGVSIRLPFEEKPNGIVSSGQDHVVAMKYFFTRKLMLIKESEGFICLPGGFGTLDEMFELLTLQQTGKAEPMPIVLLDETGGRFWEGLRSFVDEHLAPAGVISEGDFDRVVITDSVDAARAEITGFWRNYDSLRWFGDTLVLRLRAEPTDAELADLNERFASMLASDRIERATPRSVEIADGDAVDLPRLALRLDQRRVGDLFRLIGAINALPSADALPERSPSA, encoded by the coding sequence ATGATCGACGAACCGCTCCCCGATGCCCTGAGTGCCGAGATCAACGCCGTGCTCGACGATGCCGGAGTGCATGCCGACCGTCGGCTCGTGATGAGGATGCTGCGCACCGCGATCCTGCTGGGGGAGGACGGCACCGACCGTCTCGACCTCAAGATCGCTTCAGCGGCGCTCGCGGAGATGCGCGACGCGTTCCGACTGTTCGCGCCGTACCGCGGTGTGCCCAAGGTCACGGTCTTCGGATCCGCTCGCACGCGCACCGACGATCCGCTGTACCGGCAGGCCCGCGACGTCGCGGCGGCGCTGGCGACCGATGGATGGATGGTCGTCACGGGTGCAGGGCCGGGGATCATGCAGGCCGCGGCGGAGGGAGCCGGGCCCGCACTCTCGCTCGGTGTCTCGATCCGCCTACCCTTCGAAGAGAAGCCCAACGGGATCGTGTCGTCCGGTCAGGACCACGTCGTGGCGATGAAGTACTTCTTCACCCGCAAACTGATGCTCATCAAGGAGTCGGAGGGGTTCATCTGCCTGCCCGGCGGGTTCGGCACGCTCGACGAGATGTTCGAGCTCCTCACCCTGCAGCAGACGGGCAAGGCGGAGCCGATGCCGATCGTGCTCCTCGACGAGACCGGTGGGCGATTCTGGGAGGGGCTGCGCAGTTTCGTCGACGAGCACCTCGCGCCGGCGGGGGTGATCTCGGAGGGCGATTTCGATCGAGTGGTGATCACGGACTCCGTCGACGCCGCGCGGGCGGAGATCACGGGTTTCTGGCGCAACTACGATTCGCTGCGCTGGTTCGGGGACACGCTGGTGCTGCGGCTCCGGGCGGAACCGACGGATGCCGAGCTCGCCGACCTGAACGAGCGCTTCGCGTCGATGTTGGCGTCCGACCGCATCGAGCGCGCCACCCCGCGATCCGTGGAGATCGCCGATGGCGATGCCGTCGACCTTCCTCGCCTGGCGCTCCGCCTCGATCAGCGACGCGTGGGCGACCTGTTCCGATTGATCGGCGCGATCAACGCCCTGCCCTCCGCGGATGCGCTGCCGGAGAGGTCGCCGTCGGCCTGA
- the rbfA gene encoding 30S ribosome-binding factor RbfA — translation MAGERQARLADRIRVILAERLEKGLRDPRLGFVTITDVRVSGDLQHASVFYTVLGTEEERIASGAALTSATGMLRSEVGRQLSTRLVPTLEFIPDALPENADHITALLRQAQERDAEVAKLASSASHAGDADPYVRAEDEDSDR, via the coding sequence ATGGCTGGAGAACGACAGGCTCGCCTCGCCGACCGGATCCGCGTGATCCTCGCCGAGCGCCTCGAGAAGGGGCTGCGCGACCCGCGGCTCGGCTTCGTGACGATCACCGACGTACGCGTGAGCGGTGACCTCCAGCACGCGTCGGTGTTCTACACCGTCCTCGGCACCGAGGAGGAGCGCATCGCCAGCGGCGCGGCGCTGACCTCGGCCACGGGGATGCTGCGCAGCGAGGTGGGGCGACAGCTCAGCACCCGTCTGGTGCCCACGCTGGAGTTCATCCCCGATGCGCTCCCGGAGAACGCCGACCACATCACCGCGCTGCTGCGTCAGGCTCAGGAGCGCGACGCCGAGGTGGCGAAGCTCGCCTCCTCCGCCTCGCACGCCGGCGACGCCGACCCGTACGTGCGCGCGGAGGACGAGGACTCCGACCGCTGA
- a CDS encoding LuxR C-terminal-related transcriptional regulator, producing MSGGTSHAWATVGPLLGELIDEQIGCAPHVLSRLMVDLHASAPTIRQVAAALTRGQRQGLLPLPSPLPMVPAVVEAFRGLDLSARDRALLFALAVTLTDELEPLLAFDGRTAEDLAASAIGGHLDLHAGRIRLQDRRLAIWISDGMGSGEAARVHARLHEVFARQRRTIEADWHRARASLEMDPGSARELTRIARGLSEAGHADRALMIAREAAAHAAGRDLDEARMVAGAAAIGGGYALEAAAWLGTLFPHGTERYRLQGLAGLLIAQAHLQGSVPEIDLEALRPASDAPEDWYSIARGAALAVPLCAERGDRRGMRAWRESLRHASARVGVESKLRDPAVALAWLLVGESEEDDAEGTGPVTGGLMRALTSALDGRIDVGLRLLAHEDALASGVDPLVEGFERSPLVDAYRAVAHALLLVWRGDMAEAREHLLTASMTLPVSMPFAGLGVVLARRLDLAVLGELGPFARALTCALPSAQRIDLLVDQGIEAFLDGDFDGAAGFVRLWRELGAPQTSFAVPGLEEIRPGGDEEPVVRLIEPPEVRLARSLRTRVATAPDVRWHSERDEVLRAARTLRSPFARARIEAMLGTRAAIRGEAVVAREHLRTALSLFELSGAHAWARSVVRRIATLDADDASSAIDPLAACRAAWSQQLTARELEVAMRAAAGASNREISEALVVSVRTVEVHIGRAFAKLGVRSRVELTVLAHRTNQLL from the coding sequence GTGTCCGGAGGAACGAGTCACGCGTGGGCGACGGTCGGTCCGTTGCTCGGCGAGCTGATCGACGAACAGATCGGGTGCGCGCCGCACGTGCTGTCGCGCCTCATGGTCGATCTGCACGCGAGTGCGCCCACGATCCGTCAGGTGGCGGCCGCGTTGACGCGCGGGCAGCGCCAGGGGCTGCTTCCACTGCCGTCTCCTCTCCCGATGGTGCCCGCCGTCGTCGAGGCCTTCCGAGGGCTCGATCTCTCGGCGCGTGATCGTGCTCTTCTTTTCGCGCTGGCCGTGACGCTGACCGACGAGCTGGAGCCGCTGCTCGCCTTCGACGGACGCACGGCCGAGGATCTCGCGGCGTCCGCGATCGGCGGGCATCTCGACCTGCACGCCGGCCGCATCCGTCTCCAGGACCGGCGACTCGCGATCTGGATATCCGACGGCATGGGGTCGGGCGAGGCCGCCCGGGTGCACGCGCGTCTGCACGAGGTTTTCGCGCGGCAGCGGCGCACGATCGAGGCGGACTGGCATCGAGCGCGCGCGTCGCTGGAGATGGACCCCGGATCCGCCCGCGAACTCACGCGGATCGCGAGAGGGCTGTCGGAAGCGGGGCACGCCGATCGCGCCCTGATGATCGCGCGCGAGGCGGCCGCGCACGCCGCGGGGCGGGATCTCGACGAAGCCCGGATGGTCGCCGGCGCGGCCGCGATCGGGGGCGGATACGCGCTTGAGGCTGCCGCCTGGCTGGGCACCCTGTTCCCGCACGGAACGGAGCGCTATCGGTTGCAGGGCCTCGCCGGCCTGCTCATCGCACAGGCTCACCTGCAGGGGTCGGTTCCCGAGATCGACCTGGAGGCGCTGCGCCCGGCCTCGGATGCACCGGAGGACTGGTACTCGATCGCTCGGGGAGCGGCGCTGGCCGTGCCCCTGTGCGCGGAGCGCGGTGACCGACGGGGCATGCGCGCCTGGCGGGAGTCGCTGCGGCACGCCTCTGCCCGGGTCGGTGTCGAGTCGAAGCTCCGAGACCCCGCAGTCGCCCTCGCGTGGCTGCTCGTGGGCGAGTCCGAAGAAGACGATGCCGAGGGCACGGGCCCGGTGACGGGAGGCCTGATGCGCGCGCTGACCTCCGCTCTCGACGGACGGATCGACGTCGGGCTGCGTCTGCTCGCGCATGAGGACGCGCTCGCGTCGGGTGTGGATCCGCTCGTGGAGGGATTCGAGCGGAGTCCGCTCGTCGATGCGTACCGCGCGGTCGCGCACGCCCTGCTCCTGGTCTGGCGCGGTGACATGGCTGAGGCACGCGAGCATCTGCTCACGGCATCCATGACGCTCCCGGTGAGCATGCCGTTCGCCGGACTCGGTGTCGTTCTCGCCCGCAGGCTCGACCTCGCCGTGCTCGGAGAACTGGGACCGTTCGCTCGTGCGCTGACCTGTGCGCTGCCGTCGGCTCAGCGGATCGATCTGCTGGTCGATCAGGGCATCGAGGCGTTCCTCGACGGAGACTTCGACGGAGCCGCCGGATTCGTCCGGCTGTGGCGCGAGCTCGGGGCACCGCAGACGTCGTTCGCCGTTCCCGGGCTCGAGGAGATCCGCCCGGGCGGTGACGAGGAACCGGTCGTGCGTCTCATCGAGCCCCCGGAGGTCAGACTCGCCCGGTCGCTGCGTACACGCGTCGCCACCGCTCCCGATGTGCGCTGGCACTCCGAGCGCGACGAGGTCCTGCGCGCGGCGCGCACTCTGCGGTCGCCGTTCGCGCGCGCTCGCATCGAGGCGATGCTCGGTACCCGTGCGGCGATCCGCGGGGAGGCGGTCGTCGCTCGCGAGCACCTGCGCACGGCGCTCAGCCTGTTCGAGCTCTCGGGGGCTCACGCCTGGGCGCGATCGGTCGTACGCCGGATCGCGACCCTCGACGCCGATGACGCATCTTCGGCGATCGATCCACTGGCGGCGTGCCGGGCAGCATGGTCGCAACAGCTCACCGCGCGCGAGCTCGAGGTCGCGATGCGGGCGGCGGCCGGCGCGAGCAACCGGGAGATCTCGGAAGCGCTGGTGGTCTCCGTGCGCACGGTCGAGGTGCACATCGGACGGGCGTTCGCGAAGCTCGGCGTGCGCTCGCGGGTCGAGCTCACCGTGCTGGCTCACCGGACCAATCAGCTGCTGTGA
- a CDS encoding YlxR family protein — MEPVRTCVGCRMRAPRSALLRVVSQNGILIIDERAVLPGRGAWMHPTQECMASALRRRAFGRALRVSTPVDTQTIEKRLNGYGNKVNGSK; from the coding sequence ATGGAACCCGTACGAACGTGCGTCGGCTGTCGCATGCGTGCTCCCCGCTCCGCCCTCCTCAGGGTGGTGTCCCAGAACGGAATCCTCATCATCGATGAGCGCGCCGTCCTGCCGGGGCGAGGCGCGTGGATGCATCCGACGCAGGAATGCATGGCGTCCGCACTGCGGCGCCGCGCTTTCGGACGAGCACTCCGTGTGTCCACCCCTGTGGACACGCAGACCATCGAGAAACGGCTGAACGGCTATGGAAACAAAGTGAACGGCTCGAAATGA
- the infB gene encoding translation initiation factor IF-2 yields the protein MAGKPRVHEIAAELGVDSKVALAKLKELGEFVKSPSSTIEPPVARKLRAAIDADPSLKASAETAPAASPAAKQAAAKPAAAKPAGKSAPTPGPKPGPKPAPAPVVETPAAEAPVAESSAPAPAASAPEVPAPAAPAGDSGAPKPGAPRPGNNPFSSAQGMGQRPTGPRPGNNPFASAQGMGQRPTPGNIPRPQAPRPGAPRPGAPRPGSPRPGAPRGGQGGRPGAPFQQRPGGPGRPGGAGGPGAGPGARPGGGFAGRPGGGGGRGRGPGGGTAGAFGKGGGKSKQRKSRRAKRQEFEMRSAPVVGGVNVTRGNGEIIRMRRGASIADFADKIETLTGYTVQPGTLVTILFNLGEMATATESLDEATFEVLGEELGYKIQMVSPEDEDKELLEGFGLDLEKELEEESDDDLEIRPPVVTVMGHVDHGKTRLLDAIRQTNVIEGEAGGITQHIGAYQVWTEHEGIERAITFIDTPGHEAFTAMRARGAQVTDLAILVVAADDGIMPQTVEALNHAQAANVPIVVAVNKVDKPDANPSKVRQQLTEYGLVAEEFGGDVMFVDVSARANTGIQELLDAVLLTADAGLDLTANPNKAARGVAIEAKLDKGRGSVATVLIQSGTLRVGDAIVAGTAYGRVRAMADENGEQVLEAYPSRPVQVQGLNSVPRAGDVFIVTDEDRMARQIAEKREAVERNAQLAKARKRISLEDFTRALEEGKVESLNLIIKGDVSGAVEALEESLLKIEVDDSVQLRIIHRGVGAITESDVNLATIDNAIIVGFNVRPDTKARERASREGVDIRFYSVIYNAIDEIENSLKGMLKPEYEEVQSGVAEIREVFRSSKFGNIAGVIVRSGTITRNAKARVIRDGVVLADGLAIESLRRFKDDVTEVRTDYEAGIGLGKYNDIQIGDEIETTELVEKPRG from the coding sequence GTGGCTGGTAAACCACGCGTACACGAGATCGCCGCCGAACTCGGCGTCGACAGCAAGGTCGCACTTGCAAAGCTGAAGGAACTCGGCGAATTCGTCAAGAGTCCCTCATCGACCATCGAACCGCCGGTGGCGCGCAAGCTGCGCGCGGCGATCGATGCCGACCCCTCGCTCAAGGCATCCGCTGAGACTGCTCCGGCTGCGAGCCCCGCCGCCAAGCAGGCAGCCGCCAAGCCGGCAGCGGCCAAGCCGGCCGGCAAGTCGGCGCCGACCCCGGGCCCCAAGCCCGGTCCCAAGCCCGCACCCGCACCGGTCGTCGAGACGCCCGCTGCGGAGGCTCCCGTTGCGGAGTCGTCCGCGCCCGCCCCGGCGGCCTCTGCACCGGAGGTACCGGCACCCGCCGCGCCCGCCGGTGACAGCGGCGCGCCCAAGCCCGGCGCTCCGCGCCCGGGGAACAACCCGTTCTCCTCGGCCCAGGGCATGGGACAGCGTCCCACCGGTCCTCGCCCGGGGAACAACCCCTTCGCTTCGGCGCAGGGCATGGGACAGCGCCCGACTCCGGGCAACATCCCGCGCCCGCAGGCGCCTCGCCCCGGGGCACCCCGTCCGGGTGCTCCGCGTCCCGGCTCGCCCCGTCCCGGTGCCCCTCGCGGTGGACAGGGCGGTCGTCCCGGTGCTCCGTTCCAGCAGCGTCCCGGCGGCCCCGGTCGTCCCGGTGGCGCCGGTGGACCCGGTGCCGGTCCCGGCGCACGTCCCGGTGGTGGCTTCGCCGGTCGTCCCGGTGGCGGCGGCGGTCGTGGCCGTGGTCCCGGCGGTGGTACCGCCGGTGCGTTCGGTAAGGGCGGCGGCAAGAGCAAGCAGCGCAAGTCGCGGCGGGCGAAGCGGCAAGAGTTCGAGATGCGGAGCGCCCCGGTCGTCGGCGGCGTCAACGTCACCCGTGGAAACGGGGAGATCATCCGCATGCGCCGTGGTGCGTCGATCGCGGACTTCGCCGACAAGATCGAGACGCTGACCGGTTACACGGTCCAGCCCGGAACCCTCGTCACGATCCTCTTCAACCTGGGTGAGATGGCCACGGCCACCGAATCCCTGGACGAGGCCACGTTCGAGGTCCTCGGCGAGGAGCTCGGCTACAAGATCCAGATGGTCTCGCCCGAGGACGAGGACAAGGAGCTCCTCGAGGGCTTCGGTCTCGACCTCGAGAAGGAGCTGGAGGAGGAGAGCGACGACGACCTCGAGATCCGTCCGCCGGTCGTCACCGTCATGGGTCACGTCGATCACGGTAAGACCCGACTGCTCGACGCGATCCGTCAGACCAACGTCATCGAGGGCGAAGCCGGCGGCATCACCCAGCACATCGGTGCCTACCAGGTGTGGACGGAGCACGAGGGCATCGAGCGTGCCATCACCTTCATCGACACGCCGGGTCACGAGGCCTTCACGGCCATGCGTGCCCGTGGTGCCCAGGTCACCGACCTCGCGATCCTCGTGGTCGCGGCCGACGACGGCATCATGCCGCAGACGGTCGAGGCGCTCAACCACGCCCAGGCGGCGAACGTGCCGATCGTGGTCGCGGTGAACAAGGTCGACAAGCCCGACGCCAACCCGTCGAAGGTGCGCCAGCAGCTCACCGAGTACGGGCTGGTCGCCGAGGAGTTCGGTGGCGACGTCATGTTCGTCGACGTCTCGGCGCGCGCCAACACCGGTATCCAGGAGCTCCTCGACGCCGTGCTGCTCACGGCCGACGCGGGTCTCGACCTCACCGCCAACCCGAACAAGGCCGCTCGCGGTGTCGCCATCGAGGCGAAGCTCGACAAGGGCCGCGGTTCGGTCGCGACGGTGCTCATCCAGTCCGGAACGCTCCGCGTCGGAGACGCGATCGTCGCCGGCACCGCCTACGGACGTGTGCGTGCGATGGCCGACGAGAACGGCGAGCAGGTCCTCGAGGCCTACCCGTCGCGTCCGGTCCAGGTTCAGGGTCTGAACTCGGTGCCCCGCGCCGGTGACGTGTTCATCGTCACCGACGAGGACCGCATGGCTCGCCAGATCGCCGAGAAGCGTGAAGCGGTCGAGCGCAATGCGCAGCTGGCCAAGGCCCGCAAGCGCATCTCGCTCGAGGACTTCACCCGTGCGCTCGAAGAGGGCAAGGTCGAGTCGCTCAACCTCATCATCAAGGGTGACGTCTCGGGTGCCGTCGAGGCGCTCGAGGAATCGCTGCTCAAGATCGAGGTCGACGACTCCGTCCAGCTGCGCATCATCCACCGCGGTGTGGGTGCGATCACCGAGTCCGACGTCAACCTCGCGACGATCGACAACGCGATCATCGTGGGCTTCAACGTCCGCCCCGACACGAAGGCGCGCGAGCGCGCCTCCCGCGAAGGCGTGGACATCCGGTTCTACTCGGTCATCTACAACGCGATCGACGAGATCGAGAACTCCCTCAAGGGAATGCTCAAGCCGGAGTACGAAGAGGTCCAGTCGGGTGTCGCCGAGATCCGCGAGGTGTTCCGCTCCTCGAAGTTCGGCAACATCGCCGGTGTCATCGTGCGATCGGGAACGATCACGCGAAACGCCAAGGCCCGCGTCATCCGCGACGGAGTCGTCCTCGCGGATGGCCTGGCGATCGAATCGCTGCGTCGCTTCAAGGACGACGTCACCGAGGTGCGTACGGACTACGAAGCCGGTATCGGCCTCGGCAAGTACAACGACATCCAGATCGGTGACGAGATCGAGACGACCGAGCTCGTGGAGAAGCCGCGCGGCTGA